The Selenomonas sp. AB3002 genome contains a region encoding:
- the scfA gene encoding six-cysteine ranthipeptide SCIFF gives MKHIKTVNKPTMQKSLKTGGCGECQASCQSACKTSCTVGNQVCEK, from the coding sequence ATGAAGCACATCAAGACGGTCAACAAGCCGACCATGCAGAAGTCCCTGAAGACGGGCGGCTGCGGCGAGTGCCAGGCATCCTGCCAGTCTGCTTGCAAGACTTCCTGCACAGTAGGCAACCAGGTCTGCGAAAAGTAA
- the ccsA gene encoding cytochrome c biogenesis protein CcsA, whose amino-acid sequence MLAVLSVLTLAIIGVVFFVVPPAEGLGYYVRIAFFHIPVAWVSVLAFLVSAFYGAKYLKEPKRHYDRLSANSAGLGLVFVILATLSGAVFSKLTWGAYWNWDPRQTTIFVLLLIYGAYLTLRAAMPDEKRRARVSAVYALLSFLTVPFLVFIIPRLYFSLHPSPVLNAGGHIDMDPVMLWTLLAALVDMTGIYCYFLKRYVKKAEDGKEGEAIHE is encoded by the coding sequence ATGCTGGCGGTTTTATCTGTGCTGACTTTGGCAATCATAGGTGTTGTTTTCTTTGTGGTGCCACCGGCGGAGGGGCTGGGCTATTATGTGCGCATTGCCTTCTTCCATATTCCCGTGGCCTGGGTGTCGGTGCTGGCCTTTCTGGTGAGTGCCTTTTATGGGGCAAAATACCTGAAAGAGCCAAAGCGCCATTATGACAGGCTTTCGGCCAATTCTGCGGGGCTGGGACTGGTGTTCGTCATTCTGGCCACCCTTAGCGGGGCGGTGTTCTCCAAGCTCACCTGGGGGGCTTACTGGAACTGGGACCCACGGCAGACCACCATCTTCGTGCTGCTGCTGATTTACGGTGCCTACCTCACCCTGCGGGCAGCCATGCCGGATGAAAAGCGGCGGGCCAGGGTCAGCGCGGTCTACGCCCTGCTGTCCTTCCTGACGGTGCCCTTCCTGGTGTTCATCATTCCCAGGCTGTACTTTTCCCTGCATCCGTCCCCGGTGCTAAATGCCGGCGGCCATATCGACATGGACCCGGTGATGCTCTGGACGCTGCTGGCCGCGCTGGTGGATATGACAGGGATTTACTGTTATTTTCTGAAGCGCTATGTGAAGAAGGCGGAAGATGGAAAAGAAGGGGAGGCTATTCATGAATAG
- the scfB gene encoding thioether cross-link-forming SCIFF peptide maturase has translation MKAKIHKFEQNGEYILLDINSGAVHVIDKMIYDMMDVFDGENDGEVLEKLSGSYPKADLEEALAELHELMEAGELFAPDIDVPPTFKEKGLVKSLCLMVAQDCNLRCKYCFGDGGSYGQERAVMSPEVGCRAIDYMLENCGPFRKHFEVDFFGGEPLMNMKTVKAVAEHVHEVEKEKGVSIKLTMTTNGMLLNDENIKWLNDNNVSVVISTDGRREVHDRMRPDVGGKGTYDKVMKNFKKFVDSRHGEHYYMRGTYTNENLDFTEDVLAMHDAGFDVLSMEPVVLKDSPLALREEHLPRIYEEYDRLTEAYLKRHREGKGFFFFHFNMDLSNGPCVAKRLSGCGAGHEYFAVAENGDLYPCHQFVGREGYKLGSIYEGVTNKELPQYFRESHVLNKEKCRDCWARFFCSGGCHANDDLFHGDIRKSYELGCELQKKRLECAIYVQAMLALEKMEQGEKVGEFTTAEGIR, from the coding sequence GTGAAAGCCAAGATTCATAAGTTTGAGCAGAACGGCGAATACATCCTTTTGGATATCAACAGCGGGGCGGTCCATGTCATTGACAAGATGATCTATGATATGATGGACGTCTTCGACGGGGAGAACGATGGCGAAGTGCTGGAGAAACTCTCAGGCAGCTACCCCAAGGCTGATCTGGAAGAAGCCCTGGCTGAACTCCATGAGCTCATGGAGGCAGGAGAGCTCTTTGCCCCGGATATTGACGTGCCGCCTACCTTCAAGGAAAAGGGGCTGGTGAAGTCCTTGTGCCTGATGGTGGCCCAGGACTGCAACCTGCGCTGCAAGTACTGCTTCGGCGATGGGGGCAGCTATGGCCAGGAGCGGGCTGTCATGAGTCCCGAGGTGGGCTGCCGCGCCATAGACTACATGCTGGAGAACTGCGGTCCCTTCCGCAAGCACTTCGAGGTGGACTTCTTCGGCGGCGAACCCCTCATGAATATGAAGACTGTGAAGGCTGTGGCAGAGCATGTCCATGAGGTGGAAAAAGAAAAGGGCGTGAGCATCAAGCTTACCATGACCACCAATGGCATGCTGCTGAACGATGAGAATATCAAGTGGCTGAACGACAACAATGTGTCAGTGGTCATTTCCACCGACGGCCGCCGGGAGGTCCATGACCGCATGCGCCCTGATGTGGGGGGCAAAGGCACCTACGACAAGGTCATGAAGAACTTCAAGAAGTTCGTGGACAGCCGCCATGGCGAGCACTACTATATGCGCGGCACCTATACCAATGAGAACCTGGACTTCACAGAAGATGTGCTGGCCATGCACGATGCTGGCTTTGACGTGCTCTCCATGGAGCCGGTGGTGCTGAAGGACAGCCCCCTGGCCCTAAGGGAGGAGCATCTGCCCCGCATCTATGAGGAATATGACAGGCTCACCGAAGCATATCTCAAGCGCCATCGGGAGGGAAAGGGCTTCTTTTTCTTCCACTTCAACATGGACCTTTCCAACGGCCCCTGCGTGGCCAAGCGTTTGTCCGGCTGCGGGGCCGGCCATGAGTATTTCGCCGTGGCGGAAAATGGCGACTTGTACCCCTGCCATCAGTTCGTGGGCAGGGAGGGGTACAAGCTTGGCTCCATCTATGAGGGCGTTACTAATAAGGAGCTGCCCCAGTACTTCCGTGAAAGCCATGTGCTGAACAAGGAAAAGTGCCGGGATTGCTGGGCAAGGTTTTTCTGCAGCGGCGGCTGCCATGCCAATGATGACCTGTTCCACGGCGATATCCGCAAGAGCTACGAGCTGGGCTGCGAGCTCCAGAAGAAGCGCCTGGAGTGCGCTATCTATGTCCAGGCCATGCTGGCTTTGGAGAAAATGGAGCAGGGTGAGAAGGTGGGCGAGTTCACCACCGCCGAGGGCATCCGCTGA
- a CDS encoding TIGR03905 family TSCPD domain-containing protein: MVYEYKTKGTCARKITLELDGKTIKHVEFEGGCNGNLKGISKLVQGMDMDFVIERFAGNTCNGKNTSCPDQLAKALQAAYEADQINAGN, from the coding sequence ATGGTTTACGAATATAAGACGAAGGGCACTTGCGCCCGCAAGATTACCCTGGAGCTGGATGGCAAGACCATCAAGCACGTTGAGTTCGAGGGCGGCTGCAATGGCAACCTGAAGGGCATCAGCAAATTGGTGCAGGGCATGGATATGGATTTTGTCATTGAGCGCTTTGCAGGCAATACCTGCAACGGCAAGAATACTTCCTGCCCGGACCAGCTGGCCAAGGCACTGCAGGCTGCCTACGAAGCTGACCAGATCAACGCCGGCAACTGA
- a CDS encoding cytochrome c maturation protein CcmE: MNRKILLIALLAAFVGYAAWNFMDSVTPYVSVAEAKTAQSSVQVKGLLDKSAPAPHQEGEDFVFTLQDEESGETLPIRYKGTKPDQFDEAHHIVAIGKCQGQDFVAEKLLIKCPSKYEQQK, translated from the coding sequence ATGAATAGGAAAATCTTGCTCATTGCCCTGCTGGCAGCTTTTGTGGGGTACGCTGCCTGGAATTTCATGGATTCCGTGACCCCCTATGTCAGCGTGGCAGAGGCGAAGACAGCCCAAAGCTCCGTGCAGGTGAAGGGCCTCCTGGACAAGAGCGCTCCCGCGCCCCATCAGGAGGGAGAGGATTTTGTCTTCACCTTGCAGGACGAAGAATCCGGGGAGACTTTGCCCATTCGGTATAAAGGCACCAAGCCTGACCAGTTTGATGAGGCCCATCATATCGTAGCCATCGGCAAATGCCAGGGACAGGACTTTGTGGCAGAGAAGCTTTTGATCAAGTGCCCGTCCAAGTATGAGCAGCAGAAATAA
- a CDS encoding histidinol-phosphatase HisJ family protein translates to MMFDSHTHTEFSADSEMPASEALEAAERLGLGLVFTEHLDLEAAPIEFTFDPEAYWKKYLPLRGENLRLGIEVGMKAGTLEGSREFVARVPFDQVIGSIHFLDDLDIYYPDFFEGKEKEEAYRKYFRAMVDNLYSHDFIDILAHIDYICRTAPYDNPELDYGSFKEEIDEVLKAVIETETVLELNTRRFGDKLAVKELVPIYSRYMELGGKYVAIGSDAHKQEAIGAHFYQARRFASEMNLQPVTFCKRRMELCD, encoded by the coding sequence ATGATGTTTGACAGCCATACTCATACGGAGTTTTCTGCTGATTCGGAAATGCCTGCCTCGGAAGCTTTGGAAGCAGCTGAGAGACTGGGACTGGGGCTGGTGTTCACGGAGCACCTGGATCTGGAAGCTGCTCCCATAGAGTTCACCTTTGACCCTGAGGCCTACTGGAAGAAATACCTGCCCTTGCGGGGGGAGAACCTGCGGCTGGGCATTGAGGTGGGCATGAAGGCTGGCACACTGGAGGGCAGCCGTGAGTTTGTGGCGCGGGTGCCCTTCGACCAGGTCATAGGGTCCATTCACTTCCTGGATGATTTGGACATCTACTATCCGGATTTCTTTGAGGGCAAGGAAAAGGAGGAAGCCTACCGGAAGTATTTCCGTGCTATGGTGGACAACCTCTACAGCCATGATTTCATAGATATCCTCGCCCATATAGACTACATTTGCCGCACTGCTCCTTACGACAACCCGGAGCTTGATTACGGCTCCTTCAAGGAAGAAATCGATGAGGTGCTGAAGGCTGTCATCGAGACGGAAACGGTACTGGAGCTGAACACCCGCCGCTTTGGCGACAAGCTGGCTGTCAAGGAACTGGTGCCCATCTACAGCCGCTACATGGAACTGGGTGGCAAGTATGTGGCCATTGGCAGCGATGCACATAAGCAGGAAGCCATCGGCGCTCATTTCTATCAGGCCAGGCGGTTCGCTTCTGAGATGAACCTCCAGCCAGTGACTTTCTGCAAGAGGCGGATGGAGCTTTGTGACTGA
- a CDS encoding phosphatase, whose protein sequence is MYGIIDIGSNTIRLNIYRMDGDKPELLMSKKDSTGLASYIKHGRMNEEGIERASIILSEFNGLLKAFDVEGHAFATAALRNIDNSEEAVDQIMRASGLKIEVIPGEKEAELDFVGATRAMHLHTGLLVDIGGASTELVVYKDQKIEKAFSMPVGSLSMYNEYVSHLIPTKKERKAIQEAVLAAMMADAEFFEGKYKKIDGICGVGGTVRAACKLNNAMFSLPPNNSVINAVNVKKILKKLENPEGDEEVATDKLDLMLKVVPDRIRTILPGMIILQTVIKHFKAKMIHVSYMGVREGYLYQQVLKKDI, encoded by the coding sequence ATGTATGGCATCATCGATATCGGTTCCAACACCATCCGGCTCAATATCTATCGTATGGACGGGGATAAGCCAGAGCTCTTGATGAGCAAGAAGGATTCCACGGGTTTGGCTTCGTACATCAAGCATGGGCGCATGAATGAGGAAGGCATTGAGCGGGCCAGCATTATCCTCAGCGAGTTCAACGGGCTTTTGAAGGCCTTTGATGTGGAGGGACATGCCTTTGCTACGGCGGCCCTGCGCAATATTGACAACAGCGAGGAAGCTGTGGATCAGATCATGCGGGCTAGCGGGCTGAAGATAGAGGTCATCCCAGGGGAGAAGGAAGCAGAGCTGGACTTCGTGGGGGCTACCCGGGCCATGCATCTGCACACGGGCCTCCTGGTGGATATCGGCGGTGCCAGCACGGAGCTGGTAGTCTACAAGGACCAGAAGATAGAGAAGGCTTTCTCCATGCCCGTGGGGTCCCTTTCCATGTACAATGAGTACGTGAGCCATCTCATTCCCACCAAGAAGGAGCGCAAGGCCATTCAGGAGGCTGTGTTGGCAGCCATGATGGCGGATGCGGAGTTCTTCGAGGGCAAGTATAAGAAGATTGACGGCATCTGCGGCGTGGGCGGTACCGTGCGCGCCGCCTGCAAGCTCAACAATGCCATGTTCAGCCTGCCGCCAAATAATAGCGTTATTAACGCCGTCAATGTCAAGAAGATCCTCAAGAAGCTGGAGAATCCCGAAGGTGATGAGGAAGTAGCTACTGACAAACTGGACCTCATGCTGAAGGTAGTGCCGGATCGCATCAGGACTATCCTGCCGGGCATGATCATCCTGCAGACGGTCATCAAGCACTTCAAGGCCAAGATGATTCATGTGAGCTATATGGGAGTGCGTGAAGGGTATTTGTATCAGCAGGTTTTGAAAAAGGATATTTGA
- a CDS encoding DMT family transporter: MQMRGNILLLITAFIWGTAFVAQQVGMDELGPFTYAAARFFLGTIFLWGLWLMDGKKRNSRKERGLHHSGWKLGLGSGLLLFIASSMQQVALQYTTVGKTSFITALYIVLVPLGAALFRLGKVYAVNWLGAVLAVSGLYLLTIQGSLALNLGDILVALSALGWTAQILFIDRFAPHVDVLELSLSQTICCFVASLAAALGTEDISLAPILHSWFPIAYAGVLSTGVAFTLQIVGQKYAAPSEAAVIMSFEAVFGALASYIILGEQMTFAQLSGCLLMFAGVIVSQLRTIMKKNPTPQAQ, encoded by the coding sequence ATGCAAATGCGTGGCAATATCCTGCTGCTTATCACCGCCTTCATCTGGGGCACCGCCTTCGTGGCCCAGCAGGTGGGCATGGACGAGCTGGGGCCTTTCACCTACGCCGCCGCCCGCTTCTTCCTGGGCACCATCTTCCTCTGGGGACTTTGGCTCATGGACGGAAAGAAACGCAACTCAAGAAAAGAACGCGGCCTGCACCATTCCGGCTGGAAACTTGGCCTTGGCTCAGGGCTGCTGCTCTTCATCGCCAGTTCCATGCAGCAGGTAGCCCTGCAGTATACCACCGTGGGCAAGACCTCCTTCATCACCGCCCTCTACATCGTGCTGGTCCCCCTAGGCGCCGCCCTCTTCCGCCTGGGCAAGGTCTACGCCGTAAACTGGCTTGGGGCTGTGCTGGCGGTAAGCGGCCTTTACCTGCTCACCATCCAGGGAAGCCTTGCCCTGAACCTGGGCGACATTCTGGTAGCCCTCAGCGCCCTGGGCTGGACAGCCCAGATACTCTTCATCGACCGCTTCGCCCCCCATGTGGACGTGCTGGAACTCTCCCTCTCCCAGACCATCTGCTGCTTCGTAGCCAGCCTTGCCGCCGCCCTGGGAACGGAGGACATCTCCCTGGCTCCCATCCTCCACTCCTGGTTCCCCATTGCCTACGCAGGCGTGCTTTCCACCGGCGTGGCCTTCACCCTGCAGATCGTGGGCCAGAAATACGCCGCCCCCAGCGAAGCCGCCGTCATCATGAGCTTCGAAGCCGTCTTCGGCGCACTGGCCAGCTACATCATCTTAGGCGAGCAGATGACCTTCGCCCAACTCTCCGGCTGCCTCCTGATGTTCGCAGGAGTAATAGTAAGCCAGCTGCGCACGATAATGAAGAAAAATCCCACACCCCAAGCCCAGTAA